Within Candidatus Margulisiibacteriota bacterium, the genomic segment CTTTGTGCCAAGAGGCGATGGCGAGCCGTTCTCGATCGTTATGCCGCCGCCTAATGTGACCGGCGCCCTGCACATGGGGCACGCGCTGGACGACACTTTGCCGGATATTTTGGTGCGCTGGCGCCGTATGCTGGGCGGCAATGTGCTCTGGGTGCCCGGCACGGATCATGCGGGTATTGCCACGCAGAATGTAGTGGAGAAAAAATTGGCTGGGGACAGCCTGACGCGCCACGACCTTGGCCGCGAGAAATTTGTCGCTGAAGTCTGGCGCTGGAAAGAAGAATACGGCAGCCGGATCACCAGCCAGCTGCGTTTGCTGGGCGCGTCCTGTGATTGGCGGCATGAGCGTTTTACTATGGACGAGGGCTGTTCACGCGCGGTGCGGGAAGTTTTTGTCGAGTTATACAAAAAGGGCTTGATCTTCAAAGGCCCGCGCATTATTAACTGGTGCCCGCGCTGCCATACCGCGCTGTCGGATGTCGAGGTGGAGTATGAGGAAAACGCCGGCAAGCTCTGGCATTTGCGCTATCAATTGGCGGAAAATCCCAAAAAATATCTGGTGGTGGCGACAACGCGTCCGGAAACTTTATTCGGCGACGCGGCCGTGGCTGTGCATCCCGAAGATGAGCGTTATCAGGATCTGATCGGCAAAGAAGTCCTGCTGCCCTTGACTGATAAAAAAATCCCGATCATCGCCGATGAATATGTTGACCGCGGTTTTGGCACGGGCGCGGTCAAGATCACTCCGGCGCACGACGTGAATGACTACGAAGTCGGCAAACGCCACAAACTGCCGGCGCTGGAGATCATGGATACTTCCGGACTGCTCAATGAAAATGTGCCGTTGCGCTACAAAGGGCTGGAACGCTTCAAAGCCCGCGAGCTGGCGCTGACCGATCTGGAAGAAAAAGGCCTGCTGGACTCCGTGCAGGATTATAAAAATAAGATCAGCCGCTGTTACCGCTGTCACGATATTATCGAGCCGTATCTCTCGCCGCAGTGGTTCGTGGACATGCCCAAACTTGCCGCGCCAGCTGTCGAGGCTGTGCGTTCTGGCCGGATCAAATTTTATCCTGAACGCTGGAGCAAAGTTTATTTTGACTGGATGGAAAACATCCGCGAATGGTGCATCTCGCGCCAGATCTGGTGGGGGCATCGTATTCCGGTTTGGTACTGCGAATGTGGCGAGGTCATCTGCGCTAAGGAAGATCCGCAGACCTGCCCCAAATGCGGTTCGGATAAATTAACTCAAGACCCGGATGTGCTGGACACCTGGTTCAGCTCGGCGCTCTGGCCTTTCTCCACGCTGGGCTGGCCGGACGACACAGCCGATCTGAAAACATATTACCCGACCGCGCTGCTGGTGACCGGCTACGATATCATCACTTTTTGGGTTTCGCGTATGATCACGCTGGGGCTGGAATTCAAAAAAGAAGTTCCGTTTCACAAAGTGGTGATCCACGGCTTGATCCGCGATGAGCACGGCAAAAAAATGAGCAAATCCACAGGCAACGCCGTCGATCCGGTGGAATTGATCAAAGCATACGGCGCGGACGCGCTGCGGTTCACGCTGGCGTCGATGGTGACGTCCGGCGGGCAGGACCTGAAACTTGCCGCGCCCAAAGTTTTGGCCAGCCGCAATTTCATGAATAAGATCTGGAATGTCGCGCGTTTTGTCCTGCTGAAGCTGGCGGACAATAAATTCAGCGCGGAAAAATCGCTGGCCGACGAGTGGATCCTTTCCCGCTATCAGCAGGTCATTCAAAAGACCGATTCCGACCTGCGTAATTTTTATTTTGGCGATATGGCGCTGGGCTTGTATGATTTTGTTTGGAATGAGTTTTGCGATTGGTATATCGAAATGTCCAAGCTGGGCCTGCACAAGGAAACTTTTTTGACGGTCTTTAACGGCATTTTGCGCCTGCTGCATCCAGTGACGCCTTTTATCACCGAGGAGATCTGGGCCAAACTCGGCAATGCCGGCAAGGTGATCAGCGCGAGCTGGCCGCAGGCGGATAAAACGCTGCTCAATCCGGCGCGGGAGAAAAAAATGGCCGCCGTGATAGAGCTGATCCGCGCGGTGCGTAATATCCGCGCGGAGATGAATGTGGCGCCGGCGAAAAAAGCGGATCTGATCATTCTCTGCCGTGATCCAGCCGCGGCGGAAGCGCTGACCGAAGCGAAGCCGTATATTCAGCAGCTGGCCGGCGTGGAAAAAATTGATCTGGTGGGCAAACTGGCCGCCAAACCGCGCAATGCCTCGCATGCGGTGATCGGCGGCGCGGAAGTTTTTGTGCCGCTGGACAATCTCATTGATCTGCGGGCGGAGATTGCCCGCCTGGAAAAAGAAAAAAACAAATATCAGGCGGAGATCAACCGCGTCAAAAATAAATTGGCCAATAAAAGTTTTATCGAAAAAGCGCCGCCGGAAGTCATCGAAAAAGAAAAAGAAAAAGAAAAAACCTGCGCGGAGAAATTCAAAATTGTGGAAGAGCAGCTGAAAGCGCTGACGGAGAAATAACTTTTTAATCCCGGACAATATGGCGCCTGTGCGCGGCGGCAGGATATTCTGTTTATCCCGTTTTAGAGTGTGTTATAATTTGAGCAGAAAGCTGGAGTTTTATGGCATTATTAGACTTAACCTCATTTGAAAAAGCTATAGCGACATTGGGCATTATCTGGTCAGAGTATGCTAAAAATACAGATAATGTAATTGTGCGGGATTCTGTTATTCACAGATTTGAATATACTTATGAGCTGGCTTTTAAAATGTTGAAACGTTATTTGGAATTAACGGAGCCTAGTTCTGAAACGATATCGGAGCTAAGTTTTCAGAATATTATTCGGCTGTGCAGTGAGCGGGGACTTTTGGCCTGCGAGTTGGAAAAATGGAAAGAATTTCGGGAAAGACGCAACATAACTGTGCATACATATAATGAAACAATGGCTGTAGAGGTTATTACGATTATTGAGAGTTTTTTGACAGAGGCGCGGTTTTTACTGGGAAAATTGAAAGAAAGGATGCCTAAATAAAATGTCTGTTCTTGGTTTGCGTGAAGACGTGCGGGAAATGGTGAGCGGAA encodes:
- a CDS encoding valine--tRNA ligase, which gives rise to MSEMEKVYNPSEIEARIYADWEKSGDFVPRGDGEPFSIVMPPPNVTGALHMGHALDDTLPDILVRWRRMLGGNVLWVPGTDHAGIATQNVVEKKLAGDSLTRHDLGREKFVAEVWRWKEEYGSRITSQLRLLGASCDWRHERFTMDEGCSRAVREVFVELYKKGLIFKGPRIINWCPRCHTALSDVEVEYEENAGKLWHLRYQLAENPKKYLVVATTRPETLFGDAAVAVHPEDERYQDLIGKEVLLPLTDKKIPIIADEYVDRGFGTGAVKITPAHDVNDYEVGKRHKLPALEIMDTSGLLNENVPLRYKGLERFKARELALTDLEEKGLLDSVQDYKNKISRCYRCHDIIEPYLSPQWFVDMPKLAAPAVEAVRSGRIKFYPERWSKVYFDWMENIREWCISRQIWWGHRIPVWYCECGEVICAKEDPQTCPKCGSDKLTQDPDVLDTWFSSALWPFSTLGWPDDTADLKTYYPTALLVTGYDIITFWVSRMITLGLEFKKEVPFHKVVIHGLIRDEHGKKMSKSTGNAVDPVELIKAYGADALRFTLASMVTSGGQDLKLAAPKVLASRNFMNKIWNVARFVLLKLADNKFSAEKSLADEWILSRYQQVIQKTDSDLRNFYFGDMALGLYDFVWNEFCDWYIEMSKLGLHKETFLTVFNGILRLLHPVTPFITEEIWAKLGNAGKVISASWPQADKTLLNPAREKKMAAVIELIRAVRNIRAEMNVAPAKKADLIILCRDPAAAEALTEAKPYIQQLAGVEKIDLVGKLAAKPRNASHAVIGGAEVFVPLDNLIDLRAEIARLEKEKNKYQAEINRVKNKLANKSFIEKAPPEVIEKEKEKEKTCAEKFKIVEEQLKALTEK
- a CDS encoding nucleotidyltransferase substrate binding protein, with the translated sequence MALLDLTSFEKAIATLGIIWSEYAKNTDNVIVRDSVIHRFEYTYELAFKMLKRYLELTEPSSETISELSFQNIIRLCSERGLLACELEKWKEFRERRNITVHTYNETMAVEVITIIESFLTEARFLLGKLKERMPK